TTATTTATATGAACTGGATACTGTACTGCAAGCCTGGAATTATAATGACAAACTGCAGCTTCGATCAGATCGGTGGTCCGGAAATCTGCATTGGCAGAATATTGATTCGAATTCAGTCGGATCAGAGTTCTTTGCCTGGGTGCAGGGTGGTATCTGGGAATGGCCTGCAGCTCAACGACATTCACTCAGCACCCTGGCCTATTTTGGACATCGGTTTCAAGTGAGAGAATGGTCTCCTGTGGAAATGAAGATCGGAGTCATTCGTAAGCAACTGGGTGGCGATGGAAGCATCCGCCATTTTATGGAAGTCAATCTCCCTCAATTCAGCAATCGGCATCTATCGGTAGAATTGGGTCTGAAAAATCTAGGCCAATGGCGTTTTCTGCCCAACGTGAAGGCTGGTTTGGATTATAAACCGCTCAATATTACTTACCAAACTCATCAACTTATTGATGAAAGAACCTTTAAACCTGAGTTAACTGCTACAACTGTACACGAGCTCACATCGACCTTGAAATTTGCCGCATTCGAGATAAGTATGGGTGGGTGGCAGGGTCAAAATGACCAGGGATCTATCAGGGGGACACAGGGCTACACGAGGTTGACTTTCCCCTGGGAGATGGAACTGAAGTTAGGCGGTTCAATGGTGGATCAAGCAACGGATTGGATCTGGGCTAAAAAGCAGGTATTATGGGAGCTCAACCAGGATGCCTTTCTATTCGATCAAGCGATGCATGTTCATTTAAATGTTTGGGGACGTCATCTATTTCAACCACAACAGGGTTTTCTTGATCCTGATGACCTGGTGGTTCGACCCACTGATATTGACAGCGATGAGACGATCCTGCATCTGCTGAATTACTCTATCCAAGCTCAGGTCAGTACCCTAATCATTGGGTTTACTGATACCAATATGCTTCATGATCCACTGTGGTCCCAATACGTGTCAGGTCTCCCAAATTCAGAATACACTATTATGGCCAATCAATTCACTGAATCCAGATTTCGCTATATCTCCCTGATCTGGGTCTTTGACAATTAAGTGAGATGTAGCCTACTACGTCTCTGTCAAACCGCGATCTTAACCTTTTTTCATGAATGAATATCTAAATCCCCAGTAATGCAAAAAGATACAGATATTCTGCTCTTTGAGAAGGTACAGGACCGTGATCCGCAGGCTTTTGATCAAATTGTACGAGAATATTCCCCAGGGCTTAATAGTTTCATTCTCAGAATGGTATCCAATGTTGAAGATGCCCAGGATATCCTCCAGGATACTTTTGTCAAGGTCTGGGAGAAAAGTCATCAATTCAAGGGCAGATCGAGCTTGAAAACCTGGATCTACCGAATTGCCATCAACCTGTGCTATAGTCACTTAAAACGCAGGCAACGCTGGAGCTACACTTTTATGGAGGATATGAAAGTGCTCATCTCCGGGTCAGATCCTGTGAAAGAAACCGAATATCGCTTTCACTCCGAGATATTGGGTAAAAGCTTGGCGATTCTCACACCTCGGCAACGGGCTGTTGTGATCGCCAGGATCTATGAGGATCTGCCGTACGCGCAGATCTCAGATGCAGTCGGGTGTTCGGTGAATGCTGCCAAAGTACATTTTCACGAGGGAAAAAAACGAATAGAAGCTTTTATGAAAGCACAGGTAGGGGAAAATGGATAAGTTGAACATAATATTTCAGGAGGAACGATCCGACGGACAAGCACCCCCATTGGATATCGATGAGGTCCTTCATGGAGTGCAGACCAGGATTAAAAGGAGAGCGCTTCGCCGGAAAACCCTCTATTCAGCACCTGTTGTGATTCTCCTGGTGATGATGGTGATCGTGGTGATGCCTGATCGTGGTGATGAATCGGTCAATCCCGGTGGGGAACTACTGATGGCTGGTTGGGAAGATTCCTGGACCACAGAGCAAGGACTGTTGTTTGAGTCAGGAAATGACGTGGAGCTGTATGAACAAAGTGTGGATTATCTCATTGATGAAAACTATTACTCATACATTGAAGATGCTGAAGAGTTGCTGGATGATGATCTGAAGGCGCTTATCGACTACTTAGAGGAGGTTTAGTATGTCTAGAAATATTTTAATTATTTTATTGATCATGATAGGAGTAAGTATTGCTCAACCGCCCCCTGGGGGAGCCGGTGGCTCTCGAAATATAAATGCAGTGCGCATCTGGAAATTGACTGAGATGCTGGAATTAACTGAGGAACAGACCGTCACTTTCCTGCCTTTGGTTCAGATCCATGAGCGAAAGTTGCGAAATATCCAACAAGAGATGCAGGAGCTTAATCGAGCTGGTCATAAGCTCATCGATGAGCAGGATATTTCTCAAAAGGAAGTGGACAAATTGATCAAGCAGTATATCAAGAAACAGAATGATATTCATAAGATCAAACATGATTTCACTCAATCACTCCCCAAGTATTTAACTCCCAAGCAGCAATTGCTGTATATCGGCTTTGAGGCTCGATTCAGGCAGGATCTACGGCAGTATATGAAGGACCGCCGAGGTGGAAACGTACAAAATCGTCGTGATAAACGACCCTAACAACAGGAGATAGCAATTATGAAACTCAAACAATGCTTAATAGTGAGTTTACTGGCATTGGGAATGCTTTGGTCTTGCACGATCAATGAAGTTGACGAAAGGGCTGAGATCGAGGATGCAATACTAGCTCTTATTGCAGCTGATGACAGCACGTATGGAATAGATGGCATGGAAGATGTTGATGAAACGGATCTATCATTAGGGAAATTGCCTGTTATCCAGCAGAGCGGATCGTCAGACAGGGTCAATGTGGTCATGGATTCCAGCTATATCTGGCGCTTTGGTCGAAGCGGAATGAGCAGTGAACGTGAGGTAACCGTTGAAGTGGAGGATGATAGCTCTGCCATCGCATTGATTACTCAGCAGATCACCGGAACATTTCATGCCCGTCAGTTTGTGCGGGTCTGGATCGATGAAAGGTCCTGGGAACGCGGAGATTCCGTTCGATTTAGTGAAAAAGACATTGATATGAGCGTGAATCGGCGGGTTGCTTTTAGAAAACGAATGCTTCCCAATGGAGATGAACGATGGGTGGCCATAGCCATGACCCTGGCCTATGGAACCAGTGGCGACGCTTTGGACATCCTGTCATTGGAATGGGTAGCCGAAGATTCAACCCGTGTTCTGAGCGATTTTGACCAGGTTTTCTACGGACGGGGAAATCCGTTGGCCTTTGCCATGTTTGGTGCCAATCAGATCGACGTGATCGTTAGTAATGATGTAGCTGATGAAGCTGAAGCAGTTATCGGTAGACTCGGTTTCCATCCTCGGTTGAATGGTCCTGATCTGAGAAACCGTATCCACTTTCAGTATGTAGAGACCCTGGAATCAGGTGACAAGGTTTACAGTCGCTCAATTCCACCTGTGCATCGACCACTGCGTCATTTCAAAGGCTTTGTAGAGGTTTTGGATTATCGCACACTCTTTGATCATGATCATGTTGACTATACTGCAGCAACTGTTGGGTTCGTTTATACGATGAGGCGTCACATAAGACCAAGTTGATTTTATTCGGCGCTCTCCAGATAACGTTACCCTACGTCTTAGCGAACCCCGTAGGGGTGTGGTAATCCATCTGCGCATCTGATACGATGGATAAATCTCCAAGTCTAGTGACAATTTTGAGATCGCCACGTCGTTTCACTCCTCGCGAAGACGAATAAATACAAAGAAGGCCGGAATTCTCCGGCCTTCTTTGTATTTATTCGTCTCGGAAGACGCAATGTGAGATTGCTAGAAATGCAAACTACTATTCAATCCAAAGCCTATTCCTTTGGCATCAGTATTCAGACCATTAAAGAAGGATAGCGTGAAGCCTGTATCCAGGAATCCAAAATGGAAGCCGCTTCCAAAAGTGTGAACTGGCTCGCCATACTGGTTTTGCTTATAGTAGCTGAAATCCAGCCAGGGAAACGCATATAGATTGAGTTGATAGGCGAATTGAAGATCAGGACTATAGCCAAACTGCGCTTCATCAGTAAATGCCTGCTCAAGTCCCACACCGATGAGGATTCTGGGGAGCGGTTGATAATACGCAGTCAGGTTGAAGACAGTAGGCACATCAATACTGAATTCCTCCCCCGTCGCTATTGTAGAATCTGTGGAGTGTTGATATTGCTCAATACTATCCAGTTCGGCATTTCCGGGTGCTGGCATGACCTGTTCAAAGGTCCAGACACTTCGAGTCACATCAGACCACTTATAAGTTGCTCCAATGTTTCTTAGTGCAACTTGAATTTCCACTTCCTGCTTCAGGAGTGGTTGAAGGTCAGCAATGAGACCAAGGTCGATACCGATACCAGGGTCAGAGACAGTACTTCCTGGATCCATATCATCAGTATTAAGATCATCCAGATGACCATCGATCCCAGCTGCTGTCGCCCAGCCCTGTCCCGATGCAGTTACGTGAATGGAATCTTCTGTGAGCACTACTTTGAATTCATCGCTCTCCATGCGCATGTAGCCGACTGCCTCCAAAACATTTAAAGCAATTCCTACTTTCAGGTTTCCATAGGGCGTTGAAATAGGATGAGCATAGGAGAGACTGGATTTGATAACCAATGGAATTGCTTCGATCTCCAGACCACCATAGTCAAGAAATTTTGGCTCTGCTGCAGTTGAATCGTAAAACTCGATATCCTGCATGGGTAGTCCCAGAAAACTGCCGGGAAGCACCATCTTGATATGGGAAGTGAGTCCAACATTTACGCCAACTCTCCAAATTCTAAAACCAAAGAGGCTTTGGAATTCAGGTGAGATATTCAGGGCTAGATCCTGACCTGCAACTGTTTCCAGATAATCATTTTTCATGGACGCATCCCAGACGCCACCAACTGTCCACCATTCCTTATACCAACCGGGTGTGAGCAGGGAATTCCTGACACTGAATTTGAAGTCCGGCAGCAGGTTCCAGCTGCTAAAACTATTATAATCACGAGCCAGGTTAGCCGGGTTTGAAGCCAGCTCTTCCATGGAGCGGAACTGACGATGTTTGATCTTCAAGGCATTCGCTCTTGGTGCATAGACAGGTAGGGCAACCGGCAGGTCTTCCGCCAGCGATGGAACAACAGGCGCAATTTCTTCCGCTTTAACTTCGATGTATTCCATACCTGCCAGATCGCGGAGATAAGTATCAAATGCTTGAACGATAGAATCTGCACTGGCTTCGATCATGACTGTTTTTGTGAGAATATCATAGATCCTGAAATCACTGCTGTCTTCAGGGGCTACAATGACATAATTGACACCACTGCTGTCAGTCGCCAATAGGTGACAAACAATATCAAGACAGTCATTGGCTTTGATAGCGATCAATGTTGGATCCTGAATAGTGACATAATCCAATTGATCAAGACCAATTCCCTCCAGACCGTCATTGGACCAGTAGTAGAGAGTTCCCTTGTTCATTAGACCGGAGACCTGGATTGGTTCTGGCTCTTTCTGGATCCAGGCCATCACAGGTTCTTCAACTACCAGGGTATCAGCTTCTACCAGAGCACTGCTGTCAACTGCGGTTGAATCCAACACCATCAATTCGGTGTCGGTAGTATCTGGTACTAGCTCAGTTTCAGTTTGTGCGAGTGTATCAGGGGATCCGTCGACTGTCTCTGTGACCTCAACATCCAGGTCATCCAGAGGTTCTGTTATTGTGCTATCAACCTGGGCAACCAGGAAAGTGGTCAGGGTCAAAATGGTCAGGATATTCGTGAGCGTTTTCATTAGAGCTCCTCCCCGTTGATCGTGTACGATACACTACCCCAGGTTCGTATGGTGAGGGAGTCAGTGGTAAAGAAGTGCGAGGGCAGGGCGTTTCCAGAGGCATCATCGGTTCGTCCCAGCAATTGCACTTCAGGTTTCAGGAATAATTTCTCCTCAAGCAGGGTCAACTTAGACTTAGACAAGATGATCTCCGTCAGTACGCGCTCCGCTGTTGGGTCAGTGTTTTCCTCGGGCAATAATTCTATAGTGAGTAGCGTATCAGGAGTGGGAGCATTGCCCGCTTCAATAGTCAGGCTATCAAAAGCAAGACTATCATTGCTGGCCAGCACGACCACAGTTGCCCCAAACTCGAACATATTGGTCACATCGGCAAAAACAGCAAATTCCTCCAGACCGATCGTTTCATCTTCGGGAAGGGGAGAGTCCATGCTGGTGACATCCATTTCCAGGAATGGTGGATCCTCAATAATAAGCGAGAGCGGCACGTTAATATACATAACCGGACTCATTTTTTGACCCTTGGCAATGGTGGCGGGATTCGAACCTCCACCAACAATGGCCTGGCCGCTGGAAACAATGAATTCAGGGTGCAGGTTTAAAAGTTCAGCTGCATTCACGTGAATCACATCATCAAGTGGAGTCAAACTGTGTGTCTCAGTGATCTCCACTGTATTTCCCAGTGAATCGGTAGCTGACAGATTCAGGGTCAATTCAATGGGAATGGTAAAAGTACTATTGAAATCAATATCAATATTGACCTGCTCAAACATCAGATCCGAGACCATATCAGGCATTTCAATGACCTGCTCTGAGCGTTCGATTACCAGGGTGTCCGGCTCAATAAGACCAGTTACGCTTTCCAGGGCCAGATTGGTAATATCGACTTCGATGATAATTGAATCACCAAAGGTCAGGGTCATTTCCTCATCAGCTGGCAAGGAAACAGAAGAGACATAGTGGATGGCCTGTTCGACCCCAGGTGAGACATTGGTGAACATGAGTTTATACTCGGCCAGGTTCAAATTCGTGATCTGGGGATCCAGTGTCTCTTGCAGTCTGAAGGACATACTTAAAGGTTGATTGGTGGTACGATGAATGAATTCATCTATCTGAAATTCAACATCAGCCACCACGCCGATCCGATTGGTCATGCTCAAAGCAAAATCACCGCTTTCAAAAACAGCTTCCAGAAGTTTGGTGCCTTCATCCAGAGCGATCTCATTTGAGTCAAC
The sequence above is drawn from the Candidatus Neomarinimicrobiota bacterium genome and encodes:
- a CDS encoding sigma-70 family RNA polymerase sigma factor, with the translated sequence MQKDTDILLFEKVQDRDPQAFDQIVREYSPGLNSFILRMVSNVEDAQDILQDTFVKVWEKSHQFKGRSSLKTWIYRIAINLCYSHLKRRQRWSYTFMEDMKVLISGSDPVKETEYRFHSEILGKSLAILTPRQRAVVIARIYEDLPYAQISDAVGCSVNAAKVHFHEGKKRIEAFMKAQVGENG
- a CDS encoding DUF5723 family protein; the encoded protein is MKTLTNILTILTLTTFLVAQVDSTITEPLDDLDVEVTETVDGSPDTLAQTETELVPDTTDTELMVLDSTAVDSSALVEADTLVVEEPVMAWIQKEPEPIQVSGLMNKGTLYYWSNDGLEGIGLDQLDYVTIQDPTLIAIKANDCLDIVCHLLATDSSGVNYVIVAPEDSSDFRIYDILTKTVMIEASADSIVQAFDTYLRDLAGMEYIEVKAEEIAPVVPSLAEDLPVALPVYAPRANALKIKHRQFRSMEELASNPANLARDYNSFSSWNLLPDFKFSVRNSLLTPGWYKEWWTVGGVWDASMKNDYLETVAGQDLALNISPEFQSLFGFRIWRVGVNVGLTSHIKMVLPGSFLGLPMQDIEFYDSTAAEPKFLDYGGLEIEAIPLVIKSSLSYAHPISTPYGNLKVGIALNVLEAVGYMRMESDEFKVVLTEDSIHVTASGQGWATAAGIDGHLDDLNTDDMDPGSTVSDPGIGIDLGLIADLQPLLKQEVEIQVALRNIGATYKWSDVTRSVWTFEQVMPAPGNAELDSIEQYQHSTDSTIATGEEFSIDVPTVFNLTAYYQPLPRILIGVGLEQAFTDEAQFGYSPDLQFAYQLNLYAFPWLDFSYYKQNQYGEPVHTFGSGFHFGFLDTGFTLSFFNGLNTDAKGIGFGLNSSLHF